A region of Penaeus chinensis breed Huanghai No. 1 chromosome 38, ASM1920278v2, whole genome shotgun sequence DNA encodes the following proteins:
- the LOC125046099 gene encoding brain protein I3-like isoform X2: MDNDFKQMNPVGFQHSPYVPQPAPSPVLIVAPPAPVAPQQTVVVVGSNALPPGVCTVCRVGKIKDTASCCTWLCCCILLPFGLIPGIIAFCCCYRHPKCSHCGYIID; this comes from the exons ATGGACAACGACTTCAAACAGATGAACCCCGTGGGATTTCAGCACAGCCCCTACGTCCCTCAGCCAGCTCCCTCGCCCGTCCTGATAGTGGCTCCTCCTGCTCCAGTAGCGCCTCAgcagacggtggtggtggtgggctcTAACGCTCTCCCGCCCGGCGTCTGCACCGTCTGCAGG GTGGGCAAGATCAAAGATACTGCATCGTGCTGCACTTGGCTCTGTTGCTGCATTTTGCTTCCGTTCGGCCTGATCCCCGGCATTATTGCCTTCTGCTGCTGCTACCGCCACCCCAAGTGCAGCCACTGTGGATACATCATTGACTAA